The genomic window GATGCTCCACGTCCACCACAGCAACCGTCTGGAACGCCTCGCCGATAGCCTGTGCGGGGTGATCGCCACGCCGGTCGGCGCGCCGCTGGCGCCGGAAACCATCCTGGTGTCCAACCCCGGCATGGCGCGCTGGCTGTCGCTGGCGGTGGCGCAGCGCCTGGGCGTGGCGGCCAACCTGGACTGCGTGTTTCCGGCGGCCTTCGTGTGGCGGGTGTTGCGCGCGCAGGACGCAAGCCTGCCCACGGTGCCGCCGGCCGAGCAAGGGCCGCTGCTGTTCGGGCTGCTGGCGGCGTTTCAGAACCCCACGCGACCGGCGGAACTGGAGCGCTATCTGGCGGGCGACGATGGTCTTAAGGCCTGGCAGCTTGCCCGTCGCCTGGCCGATTGCTACCAGCGTTATCAGGTGTTCCGGCCGGACTGGCTGGCGGCCTGGGAAGCGGGCGCGGATACGGGCTGGGACGCGCAGCTGTGGCGGCAGGTGGCGGCGGGGCGGCCGCACCCGGGGCGGTTGTTGACCGATCTTGCAAAGCGCCTGCGCAGTGGCCGGTTGGGTCTGGACGGTCTGCCGATGCGGGTGTCGGTGTTCGGCCTGTCGGCCTTGGCACCGACTTATCTGCAACTGCTGCAAACCCTGTCCGGGCAGGTCGACGTGCATGTGCATTTTCTTGATCCGTGCGCGGCGTACTGGCATGACCTGCAGGCGCCGCGCGTGGCGGCGCGGCGGCGCCGGCGCTGGGCACGGCAGGCGGCCGGCGCGCCGGAACGGATGGATGAATCGTCCGACAGCCATCCGCTGCTGGCCGCCTGGGGTCAGGCCGGGCGCGAGTTTGCCGGTCAGTTGCTCGAATGCCAGGCGCTGGAGACCGAGGATTACGAAGACCCGACCGCGGGCAGCCTGCTTCGGCGCCTGCAGCGCGACATCCTGTTTCTGGAACCGCCCACCGAGCAGCCGCTGGCGCGGGATGACCGTTCGCTCGAAATCCACGTTTGCCACAGCCCGCTGCGCGAGGTGCAGGTGGCGCACGACCGGCTACTGGGCTTGTTCGAGGCCTACCCGGACCTGACCCCGCGCGACTGTGTGCTGATGGCGCCGGACATCGAGGCCTACGCGCCGCACATCGCGGCCGTGTTCGGCGCCGCGCCGGGCGGGCGGCGCATTCCGTTCGCGCTGGCGGACCGCGCGCCGCGCGCCGAGCAGGCCCTGGCCGCGGCCTTCGTGGAGTTGCTCGACCTGCCGCAAAGCCGCCTGCCGGCCTCGCAGGTGCTGTCGCTGCTTGAACTGCCGGCGCTGTGTCGCGCGGTCGGTATCGATCCTGCCAGCCGGCCGCGCCTGCGCGAGGCGCTGCGCGCCAGCGGTGCCCGTTTTGCCTACGACGCCGCGGCGCGGGCTGACCTGGACCTGCCAGCCAGCGACGAACACACCTGGCGTGCGGGCCTGGATCGTCTGCTGCTGGGACACGCCACGCACGACGATGCGCTGGATGACGTCGTGCCGCTGCCGGTCGGCGGCAGCGAACTGGCGCAGGCGGTCGGTGCGCTGGCCGAGCTGTTGCGCCGCCTGCGCGATCTGCAGGCTGATCTGGCCGGCCCGCACGTGCCGGCCGAATGGACGCGGCGCCTGCTGGTGGCCCTGACGCTGTTCGAGGCCGGCGACGAGGACGAGGCCGACACCCTGGCCCTGCTGCGCGGGGCGGTGCTGCGCCTGGCGCAGGAGGCGCAGGCCGGCGACTGCGCGATGCCGTTGCCGCGCGCCACCATCAAGGCGCAGGTGGCCAGCATGCTGGACGAGGCCGGCCCGGCGCGGGCCTTCATTACCGGCGCGCTGACCTGCTGCGCCCTGTCGCCGATGCGGGCGATACCGTTTCGCGTGGTGTGTGTGCTGGGCCTGGGCGACCGGGATTTTCCCCGCCGACGGCGGCCGGCCGAATTCGACCGCCTGGCGGACAACCACCGGCCCGGCGACCGGGTGGCGCGCGACGAGGATCGCTATCTGATGCTGGAGGCGCTGCTGGCGGCGCGCGACACCGTGCACCTGAGCTACGTCGGCCGGCGCCAGAACGATAACGCGCCGCTGCCGCCCTCGGCGCTGGTCACCGAACTGCTGGACCTGGCCGCGCGCATGACCGGTGATGCCAGCCGTCTGCTGGTCGAGCATCCGTTGCAGCCGTTCAGCGACGCCTACGGCCACGCGCCGCGCCTGGTCACCCACGCCGCCGAGTGGTTCCAACCGGCCGCCGCCACGCCGCCGTTCGCCGCCGTACCGCTGGCCTTGGTGACTGTGCAGGACTGGA from Immundisolibacter sp. includes these protein-coding regions:
- the recC gene encoding exodeoxyribonuclease V subunit gamma, producing the protein MLHVHHSNRLERLADSLCGVIATPVGAPLAPETILVSNPGMARWLSLAVAQRLGVAANLDCVFPAAFVWRVLRAQDASLPTVPPAEQGPLLFGLLAAFQNPTRPAELERYLAGDDGLKAWQLARRLADCYQRYQVFRPDWLAAWEAGADTGWDAQLWRQVAAGRPHPGRLLTDLAKRLRSGRLGLDGLPMRVSVFGLSALAPTYLQLLQTLSGQVDVHVHFLDPCAAYWHDLQAPRVAARRRRRWARQAAGAPERMDESSDSHPLLAAWGQAGREFAGQLLECQALETEDYEDPTAGSLLRRLQRDILFLEPPTEQPLARDDRSLEIHVCHSPLREVQVAHDRLLGLFEAYPDLTPRDCVLMAPDIEAYAPHIAAVFGAAPGGRRIPFALADRAPRAEQALAAAFVELLDLPQSRLPASQVLSLLELPALCRAVGIDPASRPRLREALRASGARFAYDAAARADLDLPASDEHTWRAGLDRLLLGHATHDDALDDVVPLPVGGSELAQAVGALAELLRRLRDLQADLAGPHVPAEWTRRLLVALTLFEAGDEDEADTLALLRGAVLRLAQEAQAGDCAMPLPRATIKAQVASMLDEAGPARAFITGALTCCALSPMRAIPFRVVCVLGLGDRDFPRRRRPAEFDRLADNHRPGDRVARDEDRYLMLEALLAARDTVHLSYVGRRQNDNAPLPPSALVTELLDLAARMTGDASRLLVEHPLQPFSDAYGHAPRLVTHAAEWFQPAAATPPFAAVPLALVTVQDWTLEELTGFVRSPARWFLRERLGIRLHQPDDALADEEPFYLDGLASYAVGQRLVAAHLAGDDAQAAYRRLRGEGALPAAAAGRRLFEQAWHQTAAFAARLAPLLAAPRPDILLDIDLAGGHLSGRLRGLTGEGLIAYRYAKSRPRGLLELWVRHLAVNAAAGSTVSRYVTRGETALLRPQDDAPALLADILALACQGRSEALPLLPECAFAYASAGDHERGLAAARKVWAGSDYTGLQGEADDPDVGLALRGRDPLAEPAFAELAQRLCGPLLVAMERA